A part of Bacteroidota bacterium genomic DNA contains:
- a CDS encoding PIN domain-containing protein yields the protein MKTVFIDTDILLDFYFGRKPFGDYAEQVLVLCENKKLEAFISLQSIINCYYFLRREIGKVKAVEHLQQLLNIVEIIEINKQDILMAFNSNFTEFEEALLHNAATKTEFTDAIITRNAKDFKNAVVPVMSAGEFMKRYTLV from the coding sequence TTGAAAACTGTTTTTATTGATACTGATATTTTGCTCGATTTTTATTTCGGGAGAAAACCTTTTGGCGATTATGCTGAACAGGTATTGGTATTATGTGAAAATAAAAAACTGGAAGCATTTATCAGCTTACAAAGTATTATTAACTGTTATTATTTTTTGCGTAGAGAAATAGGAAAAGTAAAAGCTGTTGAACATTTACAACAGTTATTAAATATTGTTGAAATTATTGAAATAAATAAACAGGATATCTTAATGGCATTTAATTCAAACTTCACTGAATTTGAAGAAGCACTATTACATAACGCTGCAACAAAAACCGAATTCACCGATGCCATTATTACTCGCAATGCTAAGGATTTTAAAAATGCGGTGGTGCCGGTGATGAGTGCCGGGGAGTTTATGAAAAGGTATACTTTAGTTTAA
- a CDS encoding pirin family protein, whose product MKNVVLHTANTRGHAKHGWLDSYHTFSFAQYYNPERVNFGVLRVLNDDTVAAGMGFGKHPHDNMEIISIPLEGDLEHQDSMGNKTVIRSGDIQVMSAGTGVTHSEYNKNSDKPVKFLQIWVFPNKKNVAPRYDQITLNEADSKNKLQQILSPNPDDAGVWIHQNAWFHLGKFDNGVVTEYTLNDKTNGVYFFVLNGSVKIDEQLLNKRDGYGVWDITSLKITSNEPNTEILVMEVPMKLN is encoded by the coding sequence ATGAAAAATGTTGTATTACATACGGCAAACACAAGAGGACACGCTAAACATGGTTGGCTGGACTCTTACCATACGTTCAGTTTTGCTCAATATTATAATCCTGAACGGGTGAACTTTGGTGTGTTAAGGGTGCTTAACGACGATACTGTTGCGGCAGGAATGGGTTTTGGCAAACATCCGCACGACAATATGGAAATTATTTCTATTCCGCTGGAAGGCGATTTGGAACATCAGGATAGTATGGGTAATAAAACGGTAATCCGTTCCGGTGATATTCAGGTGATGAGTGCCGGGACCGGGGTTACCCATAGTGAATACAATAAAAACAGCGATAAACCGGTAAAGTTTTTACAGATATGGGTGTTCCCGAACAAAAAAAATGTGGCGCCTCGTTATGATCAGATTACATTAAACGAGGCTGACAGTAAAAATAAACTACAACAAATATTATCTCCTAATCCGGATGATGCAGGTGTGTGGATACATCAAAATGCGTGGTTTCATTTAGGCAAGTTTGACAATGGTGTTGTTACAGAATACACATTAAATGATAAAACAAACGGCGTTTATTTTTTTGTGTTAAACGGCTCTGTAAAAATTGATGAGCAATTATTAAACAAACGCGACGGATATGGTGTATGGGATATTACATCTTTAAAAATAACTTCAAATGAACCAAATACTGAGATATTGGTTATGGAAGTTCCAATGAAATTAAATTAA